A single region of the Sciurus carolinensis chromosome 16, mSciCar1.2, whole genome shotgun sequence genome encodes:
- the Nae1 gene encoding NEDD8-activating enzyme E1 regulatory subunit isoform X1 codes for MAQPGKLLKEQKYDRQLRLWGDHGQEALESAHVCLINATATGTEILKNLVLPGIGSFTIVDGNQVSGEDAGNNFFLQRSSIGKNRAEAAMEFLQELNNDVSGSFVEESPENLLDNDPSFFCRFTVVVATQLPESTLLRLANVLWNSEIPLLICRTYGLVGYMRIIIKEHPVIESHPDNALEDLRLDKPFPELREHFQSYDLDHMEKKDHSHTPWIVIVAKYLAQWYSETNGRIPKTYKEKEDFRDLIRQGILKNENGTPEDEENFEEAIKNVNTALNTTQIPSSIEDIFNDDRCINITRQTPPFWILARALKEFVAKEGQGNLPVRGTIPDMIADSGKYIKLQNVYREKAKKDAAAVGNHVAKLLQSIGQAPESISEKELKLLCSNSAFLRVVRCRSLAEEYGLDTVNKDEIISSMDNPDNEIVLYLMLRAVDRFHKQHGRYPGVSNYQVEEDIGKLKSCLTGFLQEYGLSVTVKDDYVHEFCRYGAAEPHTIAAFLGGAAAQEVIKIITKQFVIFNNTYIYSGMSQTSATFQL; via the exons GTTGTGGGGTGATCATGGGCAAGAAGCTTTGGAATCTGCTCATGTTTGCCTAATAAATGCAACAGCTACAGGAACGGAAATTCTTAAAAACTTAGTACTTCCAG GTATTGGATCATTTACAATCGTTGATGGAAATCAGGTCAGCGGAGAAGATGCTGGAAACAa ttttttccttcaaagaagcAGTATTGGCAAG aaccGAGCTGAAGCTGCCATGGAATTCTTACAAGAACTAAATAATGATGTCTCTGGAAGTTTTGTGGAAGAG AGTCCAGAAAACCTTCTAGACAATGATCCTTCATTTTTCTGTAGGTTTACTGTTGTGGTTGCAACTCAGCTTCCTGAAAG tACGTTACTACGTTTAGCAAATGTCCTCTGGAATTCTGAAATTCCTCTTTTGATCTGTAGGACATATGGACTGGTTGGTTATATGAGGATCATTATAAAAGAACATCCAG TAATAGAATCTCATCCAGATAATGCATTAGAGGACCTACGACTGGATAAGCCATTTCCTGAACTGAGAGAACATTTTCAGTCTTATGATTTGGATCACATGGAAAAAAAG GACCATAGCCATACTCCTTGGATTGTGATCGTAGCTAAATATCTAGCACAGTGGTATAGTGAA ACAAATGGACGAATACCTAAAAcctataaagaaaaagaggacttCAGAGATTTGATTAGACAAG gaattttaaagaatgagaatGGAACGCCAGAAGATGAAGAGAATTTTGAAGAAGCTATTAAAAATGTGAACACAGCACTAAATACAACTCAG ATTCCAAGCAGTATTGAAGATATATTTAATGATGATCGCTGCATAAATATCACCAGACAG ACTCCACCATTTTGGATTTTAGCTCGTGCCTTAAAGGAATTTGTGGCCAAAGAGGGTCAAGGAAATTTACCTGTTCGAGGCACAATTCCTGATATGATTGCAGATTCGGGcaaatatataaaactacaaaatgt TTACcgtgaaaaagcaaagaaagatgcTGCTGCTGTGGGCAATCATGTTGCCAAATTGCTGCAGTCCATTGGCCAG GCACCAGAgtctatttcagagaaagaattaaaattactCT GCAGCAATTCTGCATTTCTTCGAGTGGTAAGATGTCGATCTTTAGCTGAAGAATATGGTTTGGATACAGTTAACAAGGATGAAATTA tttctAGCATGGACAATCCAGATAATGAGATAGTATTATACTTAATGTTACGGGCTGTTGATAGATTTCATAAACAACATGGTAGATATCCAG gtgtATCTAACTATCAAGTTGAAGAAGATATAGGAAAGTTGAAGTCCTGTCTCACTGGCTTCCTTCAGGAGTATGGGTTATCTGTAACGGTGAAAGATGATTATGTCCATGAATT CTGCCGATATGGAGCTGCTGAGCCACACACCATTGCTGCATTCTTGGGGG gAGCTGCTGCTCAAGAAGTTATCAAAATAATTACCAagcaatttgtaatttttaataatacttACATTTATAGTGGCATGTcacaaacctcagcaactttcCAGTTGTAG
- the Nae1 gene encoding NEDD8-activating enzyme E1 regulatory subunit isoform X2, whose protein sequence is MAQPGKLLKEQKYDRQLRLWGDHGQEALESAHVCLINATATGTEILKNLVLPGIGSFTIVDGNQVSGEDAGNNFFLQRSSIGKNRAEAAMEFLQELNNDVSGSFVEESPENLLDNDPSFFCRFTVVVATQLPERTYGLVGYMRIIIKEHPVIESHPDNALEDLRLDKPFPELREHFQSYDLDHMEKKDHSHTPWIVIVAKYLAQWYSETNGRIPKTYKEKEDFRDLIRQGILKNENGTPEDEENFEEAIKNVNTALNTTQIPSSIEDIFNDDRCINITRQTPPFWILARALKEFVAKEGQGNLPVRGTIPDMIADSGKYIKLQNVYREKAKKDAAAVGNHVAKLLQSIGQAPESISEKELKLLCSNSAFLRVVRCRSLAEEYGLDTVNKDEIISSMDNPDNEIVLYLMLRAVDRFHKQHGRYPGVSNYQVEEDIGKLKSCLTGFLQEYGLSVTVKDDYVHEFCRYGAAEPHTIAAFLGGAAAQEVIKIITKQFVIFNNTYIYSGMSQTSATFQL, encoded by the exons GTTGTGGGGTGATCATGGGCAAGAAGCTTTGGAATCTGCTCATGTTTGCCTAATAAATGCAACAGCTACAGGAACGGAAATTCTTAAAAACTTAGTACTTCCAG GTATTGGATCATTTACAATCGTTGATGGAAATCAGGTCAGCGGAGAAGATGCTGGAAACAa ttttttccttcaaagaagcAGTATTGGCAAG aaccGAGCTGAAGCTGCCATGGAATTCTTACAAGAACTAAATAATGATGTCTCTGGAAGTTTTGTGGAAGAG AGTCCAGAAAACCTTCTAGACAATGATCCTTCATTTTTCTGTAGGTTTACTGTTGTGGTTGCAACTCAGCTTCCTGAAAG GACATATGGACTGGTTGGTTATATGAGGATCATTATAAAAGAACATCCAG TAATAGAATCTCATCCAGATAATGCATTAGAGGACCTACGACTGGATAAGCCATTTCCTGAACTGAGAGAACATTTTCAGTCTTATGATTTGGATCACATGGAAAAAAAG GACCATAGCCATACTCCTTGGATTGTGATCGTAGCTAAATATCTAGCACAGTGGTATAGTGAA ACAAATGGACGAATACCTAAAAcctataaagaaaaagaggacttCAGAGATTTGATTAGACAAG gaattttaaagaatgagaatGGAACGCCAGAAGATGAAGAGAATTTTGAAGAAGCTATTAAAAATGTGAACACAGCACTAAATACAACTCAG ATTCCAAGCAGTATTGAAGATATATTTAATGATGATCGCTGCATAAATATCACCAGACAG ACTCCACCATTTTGGATTTTAGCTCGTGCCTTAAAGGAATTTGTGGCCAAAGAGGGTCAAGGAAATTTACCTGTTCGAGGCACAATTCCTGATATGATTGCAGATTCGGGcaaatatataaaactacaaaatgt TTACcgtgaaaaagcaaagaaagatgcTGCTGCTGTGGGCAATCATGTTGCCAAATTGCTGCAGTCCATTGGCCAG GCACCAGAgtctatttcagagaaagaattaaaattactCT GCAGCAATTCTGCATTTCTTCGAGTGGTAAGATGTCGATCTTTAGCTGAAGAATATGGTTTGGATACAGTTAACAAGGATGAAATTA tttctAGCATGGACAATCCAGATAATGAGATAGTATTATACTTAATGTTACGGGCTGTTGATAGATTTCATAAACAACATGGTAGATATCCAG gtgtATCTAACTATCAAGTTGAAGAAGATATAGGAAAGTTGAAGTCCTGTCTCACTGGCTTCCTTCAGGAGTATGGGTTATCTGTAACGGTGAAAGATGATTATGTCCATGAATT CTGCCGATATGGAGCTGCTGAGCCACACACCATTGCTGCATTCTTGGGGG gAGCTGCTGCTCAAGAAGTTATCAAAATAATTACCAagcaatttgtaatttttaataatacttACATTTATAGTGGCATGTcacaaacctcagcaactttcCAGTTGTAG